The Erythrolamprus reginae isolate rEryReg1 chromosome 3, rEryReg1.hap1, whole genome shotgun sequence genome contains a region encoding:
- the LOC139165345 gene encoding vitellogenin-1-like — MKAVILALALTLVETVSSPDKILSYDYEIEVQNKISENGYSSAGLKAKFKVEIGSVEQDRKFLKVRKEILFETLDYNGIHPWSNFVLSPKLTAVFQKQLNNLMVTFQHRNGHVDDIMVPEHASEFAINLCKGILNLYENTIRNDQKTYSIKENGIEGRCDTIYLLQNTEKPDEFLMTKSKDLTTCDNVARKVVGASYVTPCEFCRQKNKNFQGTRTCNYRMKDLKERNEKIIIQATAQEIQQFSPFSERTEKSVIMESSQKLKLIEVHTRLPQLPSNLKKYGSLLYSFKDGPLLPVPLSKIKNINKEIEDGLHYLANESVPKDGKRFLHLVNLLRTKNEINYSEVFDHCYGKAIYRPIILDLIATAGSLRGLKYVRHKIVQQQISTIEAAQTLFVFFHFCNTSEEVVEEAMHILLTMLTANYRNCNSNISESCHFKETHILSI, encoded by the exons ATGAAAGCTGTAATTTTAGCACTGGCATTGACCCTTGTGG AAACTGTCTCCAGTCCTGATAAAATTTTATCGTATGATTATGAAATTGAAGTTCAGAATAAAATATCTGAAAATGGCTATTCAAGTGCTGGACTAAAAGCTAAATTTAAAGTAGAAATTGGAAGTGTTGAACAAGATCGGAAGTTTCTAAAGGTAAGAAAAGAAATCCTCTTTGAAA CACTGGATTACAATGGCATACACCCCTGGAGCAACTTTGTTTTATCACCCAAATTAACTGCAGTGTTCCAGAAACAATTGAATAATTTAATGGTTACATTTCAACACAGAAATGGGCATGTCGATGACATAATGGTTCCAGAACATGCCTCAGAATTTGCTATAAACCTCTGCAAAGGAATTTTGAATTTATATGAAAATACCATCAGGAATGACCAGAAAACATACAGTATAAAAGAG aatGGCATTGAAGGTAGGTGTGATACCATCTACCTCCTTCAAAACACTGAAAAACCAGATGAATTCTTGATGACCAAATCCAAAGATTTAACTACTTGTGACAATGTGGCTAGAAAGGTTGTTGGTGCTTCATATGTTACTCCATGTGAGTTCTGCAGACAG aaaaataagaattttCAAGGCACAAGAACATGCAACTACAGAATGAAGGATTTgaaggaaaggaatgagaaaatAATCATACAAGCCACTGCTCAAGAAATTCAGCAGTTCTCACCATTCAGCgaaagaactgaaaaaagtgTCATAATGGAGTCCAG TCAAAAACTGAAACTCATTGAAGTCCATACCCGACTGCCACAATTACCCTCTAACTTGAAGAAATATGGGTCACTTTTATATAGTTTTAAAGATGGTCCTCTACTTCCTGTTCCATTATCAAAAATCAAGAACATTAACAAGGAG ATTGAGGATGGATTACATTACCTGGCAAATGAAAGTGTCCCAAAGGATGGTAAAAGATTTCTGCATCTGGTCAACCTTTTGCGcacaaaaaatgaaattaattattCTGAAGTGTTTGACCACTGTTATGGCAAGGCAATATACAG ACCCATCATTTTGGATTTAATCGCTACTGCAGGTAGTTTAAGGGGTCTAAAATACGTGAGGCACAAAATAGTTCAACAACAGATCAGCACGATTGAAGCAGCCCAAACATTGTTTGTCTTCTTCCATTTCTGCAATACATCTGAAGAAGTTGTCGAAGAAGCTATG CACATCCTGTTGACTATGCTGACTGCAAACTATAGGAACTGCAATTCTAACATATCTGAAAGCTGTCACTTTAAAGAAACTCATATTCTATCCATCTAA